From the genome of Eublepharis macularius isolate TG4126 chromosome 12, MPM_Emac_v1.0, whole genome shotgun sequence, one region includes:
- the LOC129340152 gene encoding olfactory receptor 12D1-like has product MENQTEVTHFILRGLTDRHDTQKFLFAVFLVLYLASLLGNGAIVCVVVTESRLHTPMYFFLSNLSCLDICYSTVIIPKMLDGFLLAHRRISFIGCIAQLHFFHFLGSSEALLLAAMAYDRYVAICNPLHYPVIMCRRACLLLAAATWTMGFFHALMHSIMTSRLYFCGPNIIDHFFCDIKPLLRLACSSTMLNLILLNVVTGSIVLIPFILTLLSYLYIISFLFLKVQSHNGRWKAFSTCSSHLTVVGLLYVPVLFNYLPPSSGSSPRRDMVATLMYSVVTSFLNPVIYTLRNQEMKTALRKSLGGLLNSVQM; this is encoded by the coding sequence ATGGAGAATCAGACAGAGGTCACTCATTTCATACTGAGGGGCCTAACAGATCGACATGACACCCAGAAATTCTTGTTTGCTGTCTTCTTGGTCCTCTATCTAGCAAGTCTGCTAGGAAATGGTGCTATTGTATGTGTGGTGGTGACAGAGAGCCGACTTCACacacccatgtatttcttcctcagtaACTTGTCTTGCTTGGACATTTGCTATTCAACAGTTATCATTCCTAAGATGCTTGATGGCTTCCTCTTGGCTCACCGAAGAATCTCCTTTATTGGATGTATTGCCCAGCTCCATTTCTTTCATTTCCTGGGCAGTAGTGAGGCTCTTCTTCTGGCAGCTATGGCATATGACCGATACGTGGCCATATGCAACCCACTGCACTACCCAGTTATAATGTGCCGAAGAGCATGTCTTCTATTGGCGGCAGCCACATGGACCATGGGATTCTTCCATGCCCTGATGCACTCCATCATGACCTCCCGACTGTACTTCTGTGGCCCCAATATTATTGATCATTTCTTTTGTGACATCAAGCCGCTCCTGAGACTGGCCTGCAGTAGCACAATGCTGAACCTTATCCTCCTCAATGTTGTCACTGGCTCCATTGTCCTGATCCCATTTATCTTAACTCTTCTCTCTTACCTTTATATCATCTCCTTCCTGTTCTTGAAGGTCCAGTCACATAATGGGAGATGGAAAGCCTTCTCCACCTGCAGCTCCCATCTCACAGTTGTAGGGCTGCTTTATGTGCCAGTGCTGTTCAACTACCTACCTCCATCTTCAGGAAGCTCACCACGAAGAGACATGGTCGCCACCCTCATGTACAGTGTAGTTACCTCTTTTTTGAACCCCGTGATATACACCCTCAGGAATCAGGAAATGAAAACAGCCCTGAGGAAAAGCTTGGGTGGGCTACTGAATTCTGTACAGATGTGA